A window of Gossypium hirsutum isolate 1008001.06 chromosome D13, Gossypium_hirsutum_v2.1, whole genome shotgun sequence genomic DNA:
AAGCTTATACTGACGGACTGAATTAGTCAATATAAACGATTTCTGACGGATTTAACCCGTCAATAATTTTAATAGCATTTATTGACCGACCACAACATCCGTCTATACGAATATTGCTTACCGACGGATGGTAAAATACCATCGCTATAGGTAGACCTTATATCGACGGATGGTAATGGACGTCAGTAAATGTACGCATGTGGAAACTTTTTTCctaataaattatttacttttaatttctaaATGAGGTTTAAAATTAATTGTGTTTTTTAGGTATAAATGTGTTAAAGgttcttgtattttttttgaatttaaaatattttaattttgagatattaagtttctatattttaattattttttttcttgattttatttttttaaatatttttatgtttttagttaatatatggaaaaaaatattttttttaaatatatttacatttaatGGGTGAAGACCAATTTGTTAATATTAAGCGACTTAAGTTTTGAAGCAGTATAGAACATGTCCATAATGTATTCTCTCACATTTCCTTGTCCCTTATActttatagacatcaaagaagtcaaaagtgatgtcatcttaacattatcatttttagcaaaatgcttctcaatttcatcaaggaaaACCTTAGCCTGAGTAATCTCTTCACATTTTGTGCCTCTAAAGGATTCTAGAATGTTgtgtttcatgatcattagactcgtGCAATTTGAAGAATCCCACCTTTTAACATCAGGAGTGCTTGTCGTAGTGAGAGGTGCAGGTTGTTATTCCTTTAGTGCAAGATCTATGTCCATACAATCAAGCACTGGGTATAGAATTGATGTTAGTAGATATTGTGGCAGCAgaagataaactagctgaatatagaataaaattaaatataaataaaaatatgctcACATCAATAttaataagtaaacaataaattcaagataatgaTTAATCTCATGTcaatataccaaacacaacattaatatcaagtcttcaGGCAGTAATATTAACCGTAAGcgatactcttgttgtagcaaacattaacaataaattatgtcaaacaatgaattaattATTGGACTAACTTATTACTCATATAAAGTACCTTATAATTACCACACATTTATCACTGCAgatgtcattgaaattctgtcaaatattagctcacttttaggtcaattaataaacgcgtgaataacaaaaacatataatcatattgatattttaaataaattaatctacgTAAAAGATGACACTTTggtggcattttgtttcaacAAACCTATTTAAAagattagacatccttaattaaaacctaaagtcaaaatatgaatttatttgtttcaacatatttctcttaatttcatttttggacaaaaatattaacttgtaagtgatatcttaTTGTAGTAATTAAATTCTGACAATAAGTCGAAAAATAAATCTTCCTTCGAGCcgatttattactcacatgtaaAACTGAATAATATTATTAATCTTCCTTTGGGCaaatcaatattaacataacttaagttacatccacgcaaactttcatattttaaaacaaaataaattacaCAAAAAAGATCACTTTGGTGACTTATTGCTtcgattaagttattttaaaatgtatgaaattccaatattcaaattgaaaatttttaaacagtcaaagatcaaaattgaaatttctgAATGCACTACAATTTCCAAAATAACCCAAAGTaagattagaaaaataaaataaaaaaaatcaaaaagatgaAATCATAAAACATGAttgcatatttatacataattGACTATGTAAATATTAACAACTACTTCATGTATATTAATAACATAAATCCATAAACCATACTGTGAAAGAGCTTAGCAATCGCCTACTTCACTTCACTTAATCAGATACCATAATCAAAATTATATTAACCACTTTCCAAAAATAAAATCGAAAAATAATTCAAAGCATGATGCTTTTGGTTTCACCATTCAGCAAGAGACCAaaccaaatattttttattaaacgcATATCATGTTCATTATGAGTTTGCACCAAtgcattcaaaaaataaaataaatatccatAGCATAAAATTAACAACTGCAACGAATATTCAGTACATCAATTTAACAAAGATTTCACATTGTTAATCGAAAGTCGGTCCAATTCGCTAAACATGAGCAAAATCTTGCTCATAATTACTAAAATGTCtccagaataatatatataaccaTAAAATCGTAAAACAAACTATTAGCAATTAATTAGCCCAACCCAAATAAACTTCAACCAAATTAGATTACTTTTAAATTGGAGTGACATTTTATTATAACAaacaataacatgtaattactggGTTTAATCCTTTGGGGGAGGACAAATTACGACTGCCAAGAGAGGATATCGTTAAATGATGATTAAATCCTTATCGATTTGATACTAAATCCTATATGATTTATTGTGTGGATTAAGGGTGAGAAGTACATATGTCTTGCAATGTTTCGAACTCCTGAAAAAGTTTATTTTGAGGATGCAAGTAACTGAAGTGATCACTACCCCACGCAACGAGAAACCGTCGATACGCTTATGAGCGAAGTTTAAGATTTCAGATTGGGACTGATCATTCAACATCCATCTTAATACGATAGATCATAAAATGCAAGAGGTAAATATAGAAGGGGAATGAAATGATTCTTCGAGAAGATAAAAAGTATAATAAATCGTATAAATTTGAAGCCACAAGCATCAAGCACGTCCCGTCATCTCTTCCACTTTACCACCACTGAAGAACTTCAGCAATGAGGAATAATTTAGTTGCAGTAAGAGCAAAGAATCCAAATCTGATGTCAAGCTTTATCCTTTCCTTGTAAGAAGAACTGAGAGCAAATTCAATGCTGTGATATTGAAACCATTGTTTACGAGCAAAGTTAACAAGCCTCCACCGAAAAGGAAGACAAGATTGGTGTTGTAGTGGGGGTAGTGATGGATGATATAAAAGTTTGAGGTTCCAGCTTTGAAAATCAAAGCTTAGTTTTACTGAGACTGCTAAAGCTAGTATTGAGAAGGTTTGTGGAGAATGCTCGACTTTAAATGCTCCTTGGCACTTCTTAGAGGGTTGAAGAATGGTTGTAAAGTAGTAAACACTTTGGTCTTAGTCCAGCACTTGGTGTGTTTCACAACCACATATTCAGTCAAAGGAAAGTAAGTTAGAGAGGGCTAGAATGGTGAAAACAAAAGATTATATAATTTTTCGACACACATTCGGAGCTTCATGATACGACACCGCCATGCACAACAAAgcgaagaaaaagaaatgaaaaaaaaattgaaaaagaacttGAATAGAAGAAGAACCAAAAGATTATATAGACCCATCCAATCCAAGTCACCCATTAGGCACCTCTGCAATCAGCCCTCTTCTCAAAACTGCTTTGGAAATTGATCGTGAGCCTCGAAGATTTTCAACTCTGACCCCCCCCCAAACCCCCACTTAGGACCACATGCTGCTtcctaaagaaaaaaaaggggaaaaaaaaagaacaagcaACTTTTTTTCAACAACATACATAATATTATATGACATATTTCCATGAATGTCTTTCATATCTGAACCAGGTGTTTACCTTTCCCAGGTTCCGGTTTTTTCTACTCCTTTGTTACCCCCTTTTGATGATCCATTTCAAGATACAGAGCTatcaaaatctttttttttttccagacaaaAATGGCACTGCTTAGCTCTTTACCAAGTTAGCCCTAAAATTCTAACAAAGTATACTTCAAAAAACTAGCTACATATAAATTCACAGTTTCACTGCCTTATTATTACATTGTTTCCCATCGTCGCCGGCGACCAGAAATCGGCACCGTTGCTATTCTCCACGTGTGCAGTGCAAGCAACGGGGACCAGGCACAGCCCCCTGCTCTTCAGTTCCTTTCTTGATTCTTCACCTCCGTTGTTTTCACCATCCTAACAGCAACACAAAAAAGACACCCTTTTGACCCCATTTTTTTCGTTACACCATTAATTCATCAAAagagacaaaaagaaaaaactgggttattattaatatttgtttGATTACTTACATGCGGGTGTTGCAGGTAAGGAGAGCAAAGGACTTGAACCTGGTCATGCAGGAACCTGATATAACCCATTGCTTCATGGAGTACTGATGCCGTATCTGTCTGCAACATTGTTAAATTACCCCAAATTTCATTACTCCCTTAATCAAAGTCATTCAATccaaaattaatgattaaaaaagagttgaaaaagaaaacCTTGCCAAATGGTGAAACCAGCTGCTGCAATGCATTGATTCTATCTCCTATCTTCTCTTTCCTCACCTGTTTGTACAATTGATTCTTTGCTTTTCAAAACAGAACCAAACAagtcaaaaaatgaaattatatgtaCAAGTAGAACCACCTTTGCATGGCCGCTGGTGGTGGGGTTCTCGACTTTGGACCTTTTATTGGTTCTTCGCCTTGTCGGTTGAGCTTCAACAATGGCACCCCTGCACTGCATCGATTTGGTGTTGTTACCAGAAGAAGTCGAGGAAGAATCACTGCATGTGAGCCCAGCTTTAGGAGCAGCATTAATAGCAGGTTTACCAAGCACTATGTCAGCATCATTTGGATGGCATCCCCCAAAGCAAAGCATTTTGGGTGTACTCTTCACAGCAAACGAAGAGCAAGTGTAGTTAAAACTCTGGGCAGGACCAAGAgtatcaccatcatcatcatggCCACCACCAAACAATAACTGAGAAAAACTACTACTAGTAGTAGTTGTTGTTGCAGTCTCCTGGTCCCCCTCAAAACCATGGTCAGCCTCGGTTTCAGCCATCATAAAGGAAAAAAAGTAAGAAAGAAAGAACCCCAAAAGGCAAAACGCCCCCACAAGCTTGaatattaacttttaaattttctttgTGTTTTGTAGTTGGAAAGCAGCTAGCAGGCGttacaaaatacaaaaatatgaGAGAATTATAGTGTGTAAAGTAAAATGGAAAAATGGGTGGCTGTTTTTCCCAAGATTGGCTTTGGTTTTTTCGACTGTAGTGACAGTCAAACCCATCCACCCCGAGAAAACCGTGGTTTATTTATCCAAAGCTTTGGTTTATTTACAGTACTCAAATCTTACTGGTTTTCCACTGGGTCTTATTTTAATTCCAGTTCAAGACTAGTTGATTGTAATAAAAATTCCTTTAAATTGgatcatctaatattttaaagataaaaatttagaatttcacttgagatttttattatttatttggtgtTTTTTACAGGTATTatattgagaaaaaaatataCCTTTCTATATATATGACTGTCTTTTCAGACTTGAAACACCAAAAAATTAAAGAAGCTGATCAGTGTTCAGTCACCACCACCGATTGAGTTGACTTGACCTAcagaatttaaagaaaaatatctaAACACGGCCTTTATAAATTCAGACGCTCAACCCACTTTCTCTGCATGTTGATTGAGGGCGTGTCAATAACATATTATGTATATGCCTACAACTCATCATGTCTTCCATCGAAAGCtcatttgaaaaataacaaattgCGCCTCCTCCGCGAGGCATGGTAGTATTGCACAAGCTAGATCAGTGAGAAAGAACGatgaaaatttaaaagattaCCACAAGGAGTACATCGATATTTGGGATAATAGGATGAAATTTTTACTTATCTGcgaatcttttttttcttatcgGACACGACGATTTGTTTCGAGTACATGTCCTGGTTCAGAGTCGTCGATAACTCGTATTTACTATCGGTGGAGGCGAGGAGTAGGCAACTTCGTCAGAAGAAGCAATGACGAGCGGGCCAGTAGCGTAGGTATGGAAAATGTGTCGTGTCAGGTTCATCACCGGCTCTGACACAACAAGCGCAATCGATGTTTATTCCACATCCCAGTCAATTCATTCCATTTATTTCTATTCATATCACTAACCTCGTGTTTTTTCACCAGCACCACAAAATGCACCATCACAGCACGGGACACCTCCGTGCGTAACATTTTACCCGCATGACCACGTTGATACTAATGCAAACGTCGAACCAGATATTGTTGCATGTACCGTCACTAATGCCATCATTGATACCAGTATCGATGCTCGGGTTAATACCGACATATCTGAGTTTTGCGACATCGTTCGATTATTCGTCGATAGTGTCACTAACACTCACCGCATTGTTTTTTATCGTGGTAGGTCATCAACACAACCACCTTATCGTGGAGTGAATGACACACAATTGAAGGCTAGAACGACATAACACTCGAGCACGAAGGAAGGCGATGGAGACAAAGATGAAATCGAGGGTGGAGATGAAAATGAAGACAATTGTAGAGATGAAAATGAGTACAAGGGTGGAggtgaagatgaagaagatgatccgACACCACTAGTTGTGCGTAGAAATTCTACGTGCACCTGCCAGCCACCATCTTGTGGCACACATTCGGCCCAACAACATCGATgatgtatttttatttacttattgcgatgtaaatataaatgacatcaaaagaaaaaatatttatttttttatatttatattacaaCTTGTATTTGTCTTTGTTAAATTCTAATGTAAGTTATGCGTTACGCGATTGTTATGCAATAATGGATCGAAGTATAACAAGGGAGCCAGTTGACAGTTGTTACGCGGTCACGAGTTCAAACTTTTCAGATACCTAGAAATGTTGCATTATAAATATCATACAAAAGTTTGAGGGCATAATCATAGGAAAAAATGTGGGGCTTGCCGCTATAAATGGCGTAacttttttctccattttcacgTAACTAGTATCTTTAACCTTCCTTCATATCTAAAGGTTGGCACTACCGTGGACACAAGAGAACTCTCAAGCGGACAACAGTTGTTACGGTGCAGTAAAGGTAATGCTCCTTTCGGAGTGACAACGGTTGTCATTATTAAACAACCTATTAATGATTACAAACACTGCCATACTAACTCGAGTTTGACATTTACTATGTCGGAACATCTACTTTCCGCCTGAGATCTCTCTTGTGTCCACTTCAGTGTCAAATTTCGAATAAGAATGAAAGTTTAAAGATACCGACTacctagaaataaagaaaaaaattaagttgATTACACCAGAAATCCCTTCATTTTTTGTTATAATTATCACCTCAATATTATATATGGTATATATAAGGCATCGTTTGTAGGTATCTAAAAATCTTGAACTCGTGAACGTATAATGACCATCAACTAGCCTCTGGTTATACTCAAACCCATGACCACTTCACAACCGTCAACTAGGACCTCCACTTAGTCTTCGACTCGAGACCATATCAAGCACTATCATCCCAAAACTTGACTTTCATAAGATGAGTTTCTAAGGTAATGGTATTATCTCGACATGACATATGAAGTGTATATGTTCTAAGGCACGTTACCGTAGCCCCGACCCCTCAAATCTAcctataatttttacaatttaaaccctaaaaacccaaccctaacaaaaatgaaaaaccctaactctaaccctaacaaaaataaaaaaccataaCCCTAAGAGAGAGTGTGTGAAAGCGCACCCAGCTGAACGCGTTTTCACACACTTTCTTCAAAATCGGcctatttcattaatttaaaaaaatacttaaaaggccaaataaaaaaattggcaTATAAAGATAAATTAACCTAATATTTATATAGTTGGAAATTAAAACTTGAGTGCTCAAAGTTTAAGTGTTTGAGCATTGAGTTTCTGTCGATTGTGTAAAAAACGGCATTTGATCTCAAATACTATGTACTATAAACGTGtaagtgtcacggacttagattTTTCCCACAAGATCCGTAT
This region includes:
- the LOC107918903 gene encoding transcription factor bHLH113 isoform X1 translates to MMAETEADHGFEGDQETATTTTTSSSFSQLLFGGGHDDDGDTLGPAQSFNYTCSSFAVKSTPKMLCFGGCHPNDADIVLGKPAINAAPKAGLTCSDSSSTSSGNNTKSMQCRGAIVEAQPTRRRTNKRSKVENPTTSGHAKVRKEKIGDRINALQQLVSPFGKTDTASVLHEAMGYIRFLHDQVQVLCSPYLQHPHDGENNGGEESRKELKSRGLCLVPVACTAHVENSNGADFWSPATMGNNILIALYLEMDHQKGVTKE
- the LOC107918903 gene encoding transcription factor bHLH113 isoform X2 translates to MMAETEADHGFEGDQETATTTTTSSSFSQLLFGGGHDDDGDTLGPAQSFNYTCSSFAVKSTPKMLCFGGCHPNDADIVLGKPAINAAPKAGLTCSDSSSTSSGNNTKSMQCRGAIVEAQPTRRRTNKRSKVENPTTSGHAKVRKEKIGDRINALQQLVSPFGKIRHQYSMKQWVISGSCMTRFKSFALLTCNTRMMVKTTEVKNQERN